The following are from one region of the Heliangelus exortis chromosome 2, bHelExo1.hap1, whole genome shotgun sequence genome:
- the SERPINB5 gene encoding serpin B5 isoform X2, with protein sequence MTMDALQLANTAFAVDVFKKLCEKDKTANIIFAPLCTSTSLALAYKATKGDTADQMKQVLHLQDVKDVSFGFQTVTSDVSKLSSFFALKMVKRLFVDKSLNPTTDFVNSTKRPFPSELELVEFKEKTEETRQKINKSLSELTDGKMESILNENSVSEQTQILLVNAAYFVTNWMKKFPEAEIKECPFKVNKTETKPVQMMNLEATFCLGYVKELNVSILELPCLNKHISMLILLPKEIEDETTGLEQLEKALTPETLLQWTNPSMMANTKVNVFLPKFSMEGDYDLKPLLESLGMTNVFNESASDFSEMCETKGVVLSKIIHKVSLEVNEQGGESREVPGYRILQHKDEFKADHPFIFLFRHNKTRNVILSGRFCSP encoded by the exons GCCAATATTATTTTTGCCCCACTCTGTACCTCAACGTCTCTGGCCCTGGCATACAAAGCTACGAAAGGTGATACTGCAGACCAGATGAAACAG GTACTCCATTTGCAAGATGTCAAAGATGTTTCTTTTGGGTTCCAAACAGTAACTTCAGATGTTTCCAAACTCAGCTCTTTCTTTGCACTGAAAATGGTCAAACGTCTCTTTGTAGACAAGTCCCTTAATCCTACCACA GACTTTGTGAACTCCACAAAAAGGCCTTTTCCTTCTGAACTGGAATTAGTggagtttaaagaaaaaactgagGAAACTCGACAGAAAATCAACAAATCTCTTTCAGAGCTAACTGATG GTAAAATGGAGAGTATTTTGAATGAGAACAGTGTAAGTGAACAGACTCAGATCCTCCTAGTTAATGCAGCTTATTTTGTCACTAACTGGATGAAGAAGTTTCCAGAGGCAGAGATCAAAGAATGTCCATTTAAAGTCAACAAG ACTGAGACTAAACCAGTGCAAATGATGAATCTGGAAGCTACTTTTTGCCTGGGTTATGTAAAAGAATTAAATGTTTCCATCCTCGAGCTCCCATGCCTTAACAAACATATAAGCATGCTCATTCTGCTGCCGAAAGAGATTGAAGATGAGACCACTGGCTTGGAGcag CTGGAAAAGGCACTCACCCCTGAGACATTATTACAGTGGACCAATCCCAGCATGATGGCCAACACCAAAGTGAATGTATTTCTTCCAAAGTTTAGCATGGAAGGTGATTATGACCTGAAGCCACTTCTGGAAAGCCTGGGAATGACAAATGTCTTCAATGAGAGTGCATCAGATTTCTCTGAGATGTGTGAGACAAAAGGTGTGGTTTTGTCAAAGATCATCCATAAAGTCTCTTTGGAAGTAAATGAACAAGGTGGCGAGTCCCGAGAAGTACCAGGATATCGGATTCTGCAGCACAAAGACGAATTTAAAGCTGACCACCCATTTATCTTTCTGTTTAGACACAACAAAACTCGCAATGTGATTCTCTCTGGTCGATTCTGTTCCCCTTAA
- the LOC139792786 gene encoding leukocyte elastase inhibitor-like: MGSISGPITEFCLDLYNKLNRNAEGENIIFSPMSISVALALVHLGAKNNTAAQIENVLHVRKAAGRTRPGAGLETASPEMEPEQSQARQSLSQLCPRMRNSDGDLNHKAFQTLLLQLQNLGERYVLTLANNLFIQEGFELHQQFLTCSKELYGAMLQAVDFHGAVEAARTKINTWVQSETQGKIKELFAPGVIDAHALLVLVNVIYFKASWEHKFEEQKTVQRDFKLNQKEKKPVQMMYQKGMFKLGYIEEMGAQVLELPYAQKSLSMIILLPGDMADGSTTGLEQIESTMTHENLMLWASSEYLYETRVELYLPRFKLEGTFNLNEVLQEMGMTDIFSESKADLSAMSFAKTLTLSNVVHKAYVEVNEEGTVAAAGTGAVIVRRSLPLTEVFMADHPFLFFIRHNPTNTILFFGKLCSP, from the exons ATGGGTTCCATTTCTGGACCAATTACTGAGTTTTGCCTTGATCTCTACAATAAGCTTAACAGAAACGCAGAGGGTGAAAACATCATCTTTTCTCCAATGAGCATCTCTGTTGCCCTGGCCCTTGTCCACCTAGGTGCAAAAAACAACACTGCTGCTCAGATAGAGAAC GTGCTCCATgtcaggaaagctgcaggaagaaCGAGACCCGGAGCTGGCCTTGAGACTGCAAGTCCAGAAATGGAACCTGAACAAAGCCAGGCAAGACAATCCCTCTCACAGTTGTGTCCTCGAATGAGGAACTCA GATGGGGACCTTAACCATAAAGCTTTCCAGACACTGCTTTTACAACTACAAAACCTTGGTGAAAGATATGTTTTAACCCTGGCCAACAATCTCTTTATACAAGAAGGATTTGAACTCCATCAG caattTCTAACATGCTCTAAAGAACTGTATGGAGCAATGCTGCAAGCCGTGGACTTTCATGGTGCTGTTGAAGCTGCCAGAACAAAAATTAACACTTGGGTGCAAAGTGAGacacaag GTAAAATCAAGGAACTCTTTGCTCCTGGTGTGATTGATGCACACGCATTGCTGGTGCTGGTGAATGTAATCTACTTCAAAGCATCCTGGGAACACAAGtttgaagaacaaaaaacagtACAGAGAGATTTTAAACTGAATCAG aaagAGAAGAAACCTGTGCAAATGATGTACCAGAAAGGCATGTTTAAGTTAGGCTACATTGAGGAGATGGGTGCTCAGGTTCTTGAACTCCCTTATGCTCAGAAGTCACTAAGCATGATAATTCTGCTGCCAGGTGACATGGCTGATGGATCCAccacagggctggagcag ATTGAAAGCACAATGACCCATGAGAATTTAATGCTATGGGCCTCTTCAGAGTACCTGTATGAGACCAGAGTGGAGTTATACCTCCCCCGATTCAAGCTTGAAGGCACCTTTAACCTCAACGAGGTATTACAGGAGATGGGGATGACTGACATCTTCAGTGAATCAAAAGCTGATCTTTCTGCAATGTCCTTTGCAAAAACTCTGACACTGTCAAATGTTGTCCATAAGGCGTATGTGGAAGTCAATGAGGAAGGGACAGTGGCAGCAGCTGGTACAGGAGCTGTCATTGTGAGGAGGTCTCTTCCTCTCACAGAGGTGTTCATGGCTGACCACCCTTTCTTATTCTTTATTAGACACAATCCTACCAATACCATCCTTTTCTTTGGCAAACTCTGCTCACCTTAA